Part of the Streptomyces europaeiscabiei genome is shown below.
CTCAGCTCCTGCCTGAGCGGCGTCACTTTGCAGGAAGGTGAGCTCGCAGCTATCCTCATATTCAACAATGCGACTAGGTGCCTAGTTGTTTAACGATGGCCGTGTGCCAGGTCTATCAGCAGCGTTGACGAGAGGCGGTCGGCCCCGTGTCGAGCAGTGGGTATCTGCGCTATGTCGCCCTGGGCGACAGTCACACCGAGGGGCTCGGGGACGGCGACGACGTCCGCGGTCTTCGGGGCTGGGCGGACCGGCTCGCCGAGCAGGTCGCCCGCCACAGCCCCGGCCTGCTCTACGCCAACCTCGCGGTGCGCGGCCGTAAGGCCGGTCAGGTGCGCGCCGAGCAGCTGGCTCCGGCTCTCGCGATGCGGCCCGACCTCGCCACCGTGGTGGCTGGTGTCAACGATGCGTTGCGCCCGGGCTGCGACCTCGACGAGGTGGCCGGCCATGTTGAGGCGATGTTCGCCGCCCTGACGGCGCAGGGCGCCACCGTCGCGACCCTCATGTTTCCCGATATCGGGCGTATCACGCCGTTGGCCCGCCCGATCGGTCACCGTGTTCTCGCACTCAACGCGCGCATCCGGGAGGCCGCCGACCGCCACGGCGTGGTGGTGGCGGAGACGGCCGCGCACGCGGCGGCGACCGATCCACGGTTGTGGAGTGCTGACCGGCTGCACGCCGGCCCGCTGGGACACACGCGCATCGCGGCTGCCGTGGCCCAGGCACTCGGTCTGCCGGGCAGCGACGGCAAGTGGACCCTTCCCCTTCCGGCCGAGGGGACAGACATCTCCGTCTGGAGGACATTGGGTGCCGAGGTGCGGTGGGCCGGCACCTTCCTCGGCCCTTGGGTCGGCCGCCGCCTGCGTGGCCGCTCCTCCGGCGACGGCCGCCAGGCCAAGCGGCCGGCGCTGCTTCCGGTGGCCGCGTCCGCTGGGGACACCTCCCCATCGGTGTGATGCATCATCACGATCTTCCACATCGCCATGGCGGTACCGACGTCCGGCGCCACGGTCCCCTCCAGGCACTCCCCGGCTTCCATCGCACCCTCGGCGAGTTCCAGCCCCT
Proteins encoded:
- a CDS encoding SGNH/GDSL hydrolase family protein — translated: MSSSGYLRYVALGDSHTEGLGDGDDVRGLRGWADRLAEQVARHSPGLLYANLAVRGRKAGQVRAEQLAPALAMRPDLATVVAGVNDALRPGCDLDEVAGHVEAMFAALTAQGATVATLMFPDIGRITPLARPIGHRVLALNARIREAADRHGVVVAETAAHAAATDPRLWSADRLHAGPLGHTRIAAAVAQALGLPGSDGKWTLPLPAEGTDISVWRTLGAEVRWAGTFLGPWVGRRLRGRSSGDGRQAKRPALLPVAASAGDTSPSV